atcaatgatcatattaacaggtacattgttggtgaccgctgttctcgttcgtgggttaccgctgttctcgttcgtgggttaccgctgttctcgttcgtggggtactatggtccttgttcgtggggtactatggttcttgttcgagtggtagtcTGTGTGCTATTCCaagtgtgttattgactatgggctttggttccgtggattgacatTCTATATTCTGTGTGGTATAACAtttgggggccgaacctttggctctatactatgtgtgttaccggtagtccagaatgcctggtgggcggcaacaagtcccaccactttgcatcatagcatatttatttccaaaagaaacgcaaaaaaaaaaaagatatgtatAATAAGCATTCGCATGTCATGTTTTTCAGGGACATTCAGGAGTTCATTCAAGTTAAAGATGGACACTCCCATGGATACTGTCAAGGAGGCAAAGAGACATACGCACACCTACAGCTTTTTTCGAGAGCCGTTGACCGCCTTAGAGGGTTTGGGTTCGTTAATGACCGCTTTCTGCTTGAAGAGTTTCACGGATAATTATGGGAATATCTTGACTTTGTTGGAAACCGTGGTTGATACTCCTGCTTTGCAAACTTTGATGCAATTCTATGATCCTGAAATGAGGTGTTTCACGTTCCAGGATTACCAGTTGGCTCCGACATTGGAAGAGTACTATATTATTCTTAATCTCAAGGTAAAAAGCGAAGTGCCATTCATCGACATTCCTAAAGAGTTGAATTTCAAGTTGATTGttgctgctctttatttgagcataaaagAAGTATCTGATAATTGGAAGTCGAATGGAGGTGTCTCGGGGTTCTCTTTGAAGTTCTTGGTGAGAAAAGCTAAAGAGGAATTTGAGAAAAAGAATTGGAACGCGTACAATGCATTGCTTGCTGTGGCTATTTACGGGATTGTGATGTTCCCGAATGTTCCCAATTTTGTAGACTCGGCCGCGGTACACGTCTTCATGGGAAAGAATCCTATTCCTACTTTGTTGGCCGATACTTACTATGCCGTTCATTCCCGATATGAGAAACGTGGCGGTGCTATCACTTGTTGCCTTCAATTATTGTTCATCTGGTTCCTCTCTTTGTTGCCCAGCAAAGGACCTTTTGTGAAGACAAGGGAGACACTTAAGTGGACCCACAGGATTATGTCACTTACTTCTTATGATATTCAGTGGCCAAAGTATCGAATTAATGTTTCTGAAGTGATTGTTGGGTGTGGTAAGTTCGATAATGTTCCTTTGGTTGGTACTAGAGGTTGCATCAATTACAATCCCGTGGTATCCTTGCGTCAGTTGGGGTATACGTTGAAAGACAAGCCGGCAGATCACTTGATAGCGGAGACAGTCTATTTTGAGAAGGGGTCGGATCCAGAAAAGTTGAAGGAGATAATTGTGGCTTGGAAGAAGATCCGTAAGCATAACGGAGCCCATTTAGGGAAGAAAGAATCGCTCGCTTTGACaccgtatgttgaatggattgtaaaacgggtcggaAGCTTGTTGCTGCCATATGATAGAGTTGCACCacttcaaaagcaacctcctttgaTTCTATCCGAATTTGTGCCAACAGAACTTTACAAGGATGCTCTGGTTACCAACTACAGGTTGCATGAAAGAGAGCAAGAGAccaatttgaagttctttgaaGAGAGAG
Above is a window of Vicia villosa cultivar HV-30 ecotype Madison, WI unplaced genomic scaffold, Vvil1.0 ctg.000175F_1_1, whole genome shotgun sequence DNA encoding:
- the LOC131624943 gene encoding uncharacterized protein LOC131624943 → MDTPMDTVKEAKRHTHTYSFFREPLTALEGLGSLMTAFCLKSFTDNYGNILTLLETVVDTPALQTLMQFYDPEMRCFTFQDYQLAPTLEEYYIILNLKVKSEVPFIDIPKELNFKLIVAALYLSIKEVSDNWKSNGGVSGFSLKFLVRKAKEEFEKKNWNAYNALLAVAIYGIVMFPNVPNFVDSAAVHVFMGKNPIPTLLADTYYAVHSRYEKRGGAITCCLQLLFIWFLSLLPSKGPFVKTRETLKWTHRIMSLTSYDIQWPKYRINVSEVIVGCGKFDNVPLVGTRGCINYNPVVSLRQLGYTLKDKPADHLIAETVYFEKGSDPEKLKEIIVAWKKIRKHNGAHLGKKESLALTPYVEWIVKRVGSLLLPYDRVAPLQKQPPLILSEFVPTELYKDALVTNYRLHEREQETNLKFFEERDAKMRLMHQLKQVEGASSSQASARRRPYELLEEDLYQKQQECLQLQRSESSLKRQKRDSDKQLAEEKAKTARLEEELRRLRAQRRGDGGVHSVTRRS